A genomic region of Eucalyptus grandis isolate ANBG69807.140 chromosome 5, ASM1654582v1, whole genome shotgun sequence contains the following coding sequences:
- the LOC104445310 gene encoding uncharacterized protein LOC104445310, which produces MSLSAAFGERLEQLDRTRNQRLSLLQAERELQAAKSLVLESKRAGIRSMEERCLRLERSLASQSLKISALESKIAALDAEYDNNVQQLRALKCEVEELEEVEKEKDGFYRAQTGEMKDFKEATNGFVVDCQIRIEELRDELNEVKEKLSIFGSVS; this is translated from the exons ATGTCGCTCTCCGCGGCGTTCGGCGAGCGGCTGGAACAGCTGGACCGGACCAGGAACCAgcgcctctctctcctccag GCGGAGAGAGAGCTGCAAGCCGCCAAATCACTGGTCCTGGAGTCGAAGCGCGCGGGCATCAGGTCGATGGAAGAGAGGTGCTTGAGGCTTGAGCGGAGCCTGGCTTCGCAGAGCTTGAAGATCTCGGCTCTCGAATCTAAGATTGCCGCTCTCGATGCCGAGTATGACAACAATGTGCAGCAATTAAG GGCGTTGAAGTGCGAGGTGGAGGAGCTCGAGGAggtggagaaggagaaggacgGATTCTACCGAGCGCAGACCGGTGAAATGAAGGATTTTAAGGAAGCTACTAACGGATTCGTCGTGGATTGCCAGATTCGCATAGAGGAATTAAGAGACGAGCTAAATGAGGTAAAAGAGAAGCTCTCTATTTTCGGATCTGTGAGCTGA
- the LOC104447257 gene encoding uncharacterized protein At4g04980 — protein sequence MIEAMDDFHGNRIRRRVKLIEMKRAAIDQGVASFCNALKSLGELWKMNHGWMENIRSDEVGIMESINLEKLVDKVVETLHDLIKAAAENWELVYQDDHEKDHSQQSTTSYDVLGESQANQNSCFNPIPTTSISELRKTRKPDVSFVPCLFRSLRGEAVKKPEPLQGRLAEASKSGARPAALAQNSSFSAKAPPTPPPPPPPPPPPPSSPNLILTLAAQPARQPAPSKISGTVLPKKPLPPPLPPSQAAPPPQPPKSKISGTVLAKKPPPPPPPPPPPPHRPMTPLEPAPFKISGAELTKNHHQNVATQGAVDSEPAAHTIVVVTIKAPPPAAPSLPPPKLPPIELAAGELPPLPTVPKIPRTAQIAASPPLPPAPPPLPAPSKWSIPSPSPQPPVIKGAPPPPPPSLSATKSLYPKKAMTKLRRSTQIASLYRFLKGKIEGSNLEIKHNSGKNRQVGGSASGKQGKAEYIEEMKKRSAYYQKIEKDMQTHGKTIMDLKAKINSFQTKDMIELIKFRNFIESHLENLTDETQVLARFEDFPTKKLEALRAAAALRLKLEAIVVDLQNWKIAPPLGKLFDQIENYFNKMKREIDTLERIKDEESKIFRRNKIEFDFSILVKIKELMVDISSRCMELALKESREAKGIENKLTLTKSQTQRTDYTKMLWRAFQFAFRVYSFAGGHDDHAEKLSKELAHEIETSS from the exons ATGATAGAGGCAATGGATGACTTCCATGGGAATAGGATAAGGAGGAGAGTGAAGCTCATAGAAATGAAGAGAGCCGCAATTGATCAG GGAGTGGCCTCCTTCTGCAATGCTTTAAAATCTCTAGGAGAGCTTTGGAAGATGAATCATGGATGGATGGAGAACATCAGGTCTGATGAAGTTGGCATCATGGAGAGCATCAATTTGGAAAAACTAG TTGATAAAGTGGTGGAAACTCTTCATGACCTCATAAAAGCAGCAGCAGAAAATTGGGAGCTGGTGTATCAAGATGACCATGAGAAAGACCATAGCCAACAAAGCACCACATCTTATGATGTCCTTGGGGAGTCTCAGGCAAACCAAAACTCCTGCTTTAATCCCATTCCAACTACTTCCATTTCAGAACTGAGGAAGACCAGAAAGCCTGATGTCTCATTCGTCCCTTGTCTTTTTAGGAGTCTCAGAGGTGAAGCTGTGAAAAAACCGGAGCCCCTTCAGGGAAGATTAGCAGAAGCAAGTAAATCTGGTGCAAGACCAGCAGCTTTGGCACAAAATTCTTCCTTCAGTGCAAAAGCACCACCaacacccccacccccacctccacctccacctccacctccatctTCTCCCAATTTAATACTAACTCTTGCAGCTCAGCCAGCTCGACAGCCAGCACCATCCAAGATCTCAGGAACAGTGTTGCCAAAGAAACCACTAccacctcctcttcctccttctcagGCGGCACCACCTCCACAACCACCAAAATCCAAGATCTCTGGAACTGTGTTGGCAAAGAAaccaccacctccacctccacctccacctccacctcctcatcGGCCAATGACTCCCCTAGAACCGGCACCATTCAAGATCTCTGGAGCTGAGTTGACAAAAAatcaccacc AAAATGTAGCAACTCAAGGAGCAGTGGATTCAGAACCAGCAGCTCACACGATTGTAGTTGTGACGATAAAAGCACCACCCCCTGCTGCACCGTCTTTACCACCACCTAAATTACCACCAATTGAATTGGCTGCAGGAGAACTGCCCCCATTGCCAACAGTACCAAAGATACCAAGAACTGCACAAATAGCAGCATCGCCACCACTTCCGCCTGCGCCACCTCCCCTTCCTGCACCCTCCAAATGGTCAATTCCATCACCATCGCCTCAACCACCGGTCATTAAAGGagctcctccaccacctcctccttcGCTAAGTGCAACTAAATCCTTGTACCCCAAAAAAGCAATGACAAAATTGAGGAGATCAACACAAATTGCAAGCCTTTATCGGttcttgaaaggaaaaatagaagggTCGAACTTAGAGATTAAACATAACAGTGGAAAAAATCGTCAAGTTGGGGGCTCTGCCAGTGGAAAACAAGGAAAGGCTGAATATATAGAAGAGATGAAAAAGAG ATCAGCATACTaccaaaaaatagagaaagacaTGCAAACACATGGAAAAACAATCATGGATTTGAAAGCTaaaataaattcttttcaaaCCAAGGATATGATTGAGCTCATCAAGTTCCGCAACTTCATTGAATCCCATCTCGAAAATTTGACAGATGAAACACAG GTTTTAGCAAGGTTTGAAGACTTCCCCACAAAGAAGCTGGAAGCTTTAAGAGCAGCAGCAGCTCTACGCTTAAAGTTAGAGGCAATTGTAGTTGACTTGCAGAACTGGAAGATTGCACCTCCTCTTGGCAAGCTATTCGACCAGATTGAGAACTACTTCAACAAG ATGAAACGAGAAATTGACACGCTCGAACGAATAAAGGATGAAGAGTCCAAGATCTTTCGGAGAAATAAGATCGAATTCGACTTCAGTATCCTTGTAAAAATCAAGGAATTGATGGTTGACATATCTTCAAGATGCATGGAATTAGCACTTAAG GAAAGCAGAGAAGCAAAAGGAATTGAGAACAAATTGACGTTAACAAAATCACAAACACAAAGAACTGATTACACAAAAATGCTTTGGAGGGCTTTTCAGTTCGCATTCCGAGTGTACTCATTTGCCGGTGGCCACGACGACCATGCTGAAAAACTAAGCAAAGAATTAGCTCACGAGATTGAGACCAGTTCATAG
- the LOC104447258 gene encoding uncharacterized protein At4g04980-like, which produces MICFFFPIRFLTAVDEVLATLYDLIKAAAESSEQTVQPEQKKDHSQQNITPGKFPTGSPPCQTSCFRPPTFNLVWKTARRPFTDVSFILCLLQSCGGSTEWKLRPIQVREIEASNSEAQPAAAVQRNANVVVAEAAPPPPPRSVPPPRPPPPPLTTPSKGLLTSPPPLPPVKGGAPPPPPPRTTTTSSYTKKATTRLRRSAQFSSLYRLLKVKMEGSNLEGKSNSGRKHHARVSSGGKQGMADALAEMTKRSDYFQKIETDVQTHGKTIMDLKAKINSFHTKDMVELFKFHNFVESHLNSLTDETQVLAKFEGFPVKKLEALRAAAALYSKLEVIAIRLQNWEIVPPLGKLLDQIENYFSKMKREVDMLEQIKEEESKKFQRYNVEFDFNILVRIKESMVDVSSRCMELVLEERREAKEKEKEDTTARLGRQRDDNNKMLWRAFQLAFRVYSFAGGHDDRADKLSKELAQEIETGA; this is translated from the exons atgatttgttttttttttcctattcggTTTTTAACTGCAGTTGATGAAGTGTTGGCAACTCTTTATGACCTGATAAAAGCAGCGGCAGAAAGTTCCGAGCAGACGGTTCAACCTGAGCAGAAGAAAGATCACAGTCAACAAAACATCACACCTGGCAAATTCCCCACGGGGTCTCCGCCCTGTCAGACCTCTTGCTTTAGACCGCCAACTTTCAATTTGGTATGGAAGACAGCCAGAAGGCCTTTCACCGATGTGTCATTCATCCTGTGTCTTCTCCAGTCTTGCGGTGGTAGCACTGAGTGGAAACTGAGGCCCATCCAGGTGAGAGAAATCGAGGCAAGCAATTCGGAAGCACAACCTGCAGCTGCAGTACAAAGAAATGCAAATGTAGTGGTCGCAGAGGcggcaccaccaccaccaccacgatCTGTGCCGCCACCAAGAcccccaccaccacctcttACTACACCCTCAAAAGGTTTGCTTACAtcaccgccgccgctgccaccaGTCAAAGGAGGTGCTccaccgcctcctcctccaCGAACTACAACAACATCATCATACACCAAGAAAGCAACCACTAGGTTGAGAAGATCAGCTCAATTTTCCAGCCTTTATCGGTTGTTGAAAGTGAAGATGGAGGGGTCAAATCTAGAGGGTAAATCCAACAGTGGAAGAAAACATCATGCTCGGGTTTCTTCCGGCGGAAAGCAAGGGATGGCTGATGCATTAGCAGAGATGACAAAGAG ATCGGATTACTTCCAAAAGATCGAGACAGACGTACAAACACATGGAAAAACGATCATGGACTTGAAAGCTAAGATAAATTCCTTTCACACCAAGGACATGGTCGAGCTTTTCAAGTTCCACAACTTCGTTGAATCACATCTCAATAGCTTAACAGATGAAACACAG GTTTTAGCAAAGTTTGAAGGTTTTCCTGTGAAGAAGCTGGAAGCTTTAAGAGCAGCAGCTGCTCTGTACTCGAAACTTGAGGTGATTGCCATTCGCTTGCAGAACTGGGAGATTGTGCCTCCACTTGGCAAGCTCCTTGACCAGATTGAGAACTACTTCAGCAAG ATGAAGCGAGAGGTTGACATGCTCGAACAAATAAAGGAAGAAGAGTCCAAGAAGTTTCAGAGATACAATGTTGAATTCGACTTCAATATCCTTGTAAGAATCAAGGAATCAATGGTTGATGTTTCTTCGAGGTGCATGGAGTTGGTACTTGAG gaaagaagagaagcaaaggagaaagagaaagaggacaCCACAGCGAGATTGGGAAGGCAAAGAGATGATAACAACAAGATGCTTTGGAGGGCTTTTCAATTGGCTTTCCGGGTGTACTCGTTCGCCGGTGGCCATGACGACCGTGCAGACAAACTCAGCAAAGAATTAGCTCAAGAAATCGAGACCGGTGCCTAG